One window from the genome of Candidatus Yanofskybacteria bacterium encodes:
- a CDS encoding MFS transporter, with amino-acid sequence MLNVILLGLTSLLADFSSEMVFPILPFFIQTLGGAGVAIGLAFGIGDAVSAVFKVISGRWADKTKKYRTFVFAGYAFSAVAKFLYPLSSSWQQILAVRPIERIGKGFRNAPRDAILSESLSHERRGRGFGIQRAMDSAGAVLGAAAVLIFVFYLELDFSRIFWISAIIALFAVIPILFVKVPTQLKIASKSIGFNGLSVQLKKFIFVATVFAFANFSYAFLVLQTQSLFGDLDYKKALSLTLLLYIFFSIFDSGFSTIAGVWSDKFGRRKVIILSYILLAVVFLGFGTVSLWQYDRTWTFIFLLILFALYGLFRATVDVGQKSFVSDLSDVGIRGTALGTFETFTGLAAIPAGLIAGVLWNVNQALPFFYGLMLSLTAVALFSQMIGKKSA; translated from the coding sequence ATGCTAAACGTGATTCTTCTTGGATTAACCTCGTTATTGGCTGATTTTTCAAGCGAGATGGTTTTTCCTATTCTGCCGTTTTTTATTCAGACACTTGGCGGAGCAGGCGTGGCAATCGGTTTGGCTTTTGGCATCGGTGATGCCGTGTCCGCTGTTTTTAAGGTTATATCTGGCCGTTGGGCCGATAAAACCAAAAAATACAGAACTTTTGTTTTTGCCGGTTATGCCTTTTCCGCCGTAGCCAAGTTTTTGTATCCTCTTTCTTCGTCTTGGCAGCAGATTCTTGCCGTCAGGCCCATTGAGCGGATTGGCAAGGGTTTTCGCAACGCGCCGCGCGACGCGATTTTATCGGAGTCGCTGTCCCATGAGCGCCGAGGCAGAGGATTCGGGATTCAGCGGGCAATGGACAGCGCCGGGGCCGTTTTGGGGGCAGCGGCGGTTTTGATTTTTGTTTTCTATTTGGAGCTTGATTTTTCCAGAATATTTTGGATTTCAGCCATCATCGCTCTTTTCGCGGTGATACCGATTCTTTTTGTCAAAGTTCCAACGCAGTTAAAAATTGCGAGTAAGTCGATCGGTTTCAACGGGTTGTCCGTTCAACTGAAAAAATTTATCTTTGTTGCCACCGTTTTCGCTTTTGCCAATTTTAGCTATGCTTTTTTGGTTCTTCAAACCCAATCACTTTTCGGCGATTTGGATTATAAAAAAGCTCTTTCCCTAACTCTACTTTTGTACATTTTTTTCAGTATTTTTGATTCAGGTTTTTCTACCATAGCCGGTGTGTGGTCTGATAAATTCGGGCGGCGCAAGGTTATAATTTTAAGCTACATTTTACTGGCTGTTGTTTTTCTTGGTTTCGGTACAGTTTCGTTATGGCAATATGACCGTACATGGACGTTTATCTTTTTGCTTATTCTTTTTGCTCTCTATGGCCTTTTCAGGGCGACGGTGGATGTTGGACAGAAGTCATTTGTCTCCGACCTCTCCGATGTTGGAATCCGCGGAACGGCTCTTGGCACTTTTGAAACATTTACCGGTCTTGCCGCCATTCCCGCTGGCTTAATTGCCGGAGTATTGTGGAACGTCAACCAAGCCCTTCCGTTCTTTTATGGACTTATGCTCTCCTTGACTGCAGTTGCTCTGTTTTCTCAGATGATTGGCAAAAAATCTGCTTGA